A region from the Falco rusticolus isolate bFalRus1 chromosome 4, bFalRus1.pri, whole genome shotgun sequence genome encodes:
- the LOC119147448 gene encoding lanosterol 14-alpha demethylase produces the protein MVGKTFTYLLGSDAAALLFNSKNEDLNAEDVYSRLTTPVFGKGVAYDVPNMVFLEQKKMLKTGLNIAQFKQHVSMIEEETKEYFKAWGESGEKNLFEAFSELIILTASRCLHGKEIRSLLNEKVAQLYADLDGGFTHAAWLLPGWLPLPSFRRRDRAHKEIKNIFYKVIQKRRKSEEKEDDMLQTLLDASYKDGRPLTDDEIAGMLIGLLLAGQHTSSTTSAWLGFFIARDKSIQEQCYTEQKAVCGDDLPPLTYEQLKDLSLLDRCLKETLRLRPPIMTIMRMARAPQTVAGYNIPPGHQVCVSPTVNHRLRDSWKDALEFKPDRYLQDNPAAGEKFAYIPFGAGRHRCIGENFAYVQIKTIWSTLLRLYEFDLINDYFPTINYTTMIHTPNNPIIRYKRRSL, from the exons ATGGTTGGCAAGACATTCACATACTTACTGGGTAGTGATGCAGCTGCTCTACTCTTCAATAGTAAAAATGAAGATTTGAATGCAGAGGATGTATACTCTCGGTTGACCACACCGGTTTTTGGCAAGGGAGTTGCTTATGATGTCCCTAATATG GTATTTTTGGAACAGAAGAAGATGCTCAAAACTGGGCTAAATATTGCCCAATTTAAACAGCATGTATCTATGATcgaagaagaaacaaaggagTATTTCAAAGCATGGGGAGAGAGTGGAGAAAAAA ACCTGTTTGAAGCCTTTTCCGAACTTATCATCTTGACAGCAAGTCGTTGCTTACATGGGAAAGAAATAAGAAGTTTGCTGAATGAGAAGGTGGCTCAGCTGTATGCGGATCTGGATGGGGGCTTTACTCACGCTGCCTGGCTTCTGCCAGGTTGGCTGCCTCTGCCAAGCTTCAG ACGTCGAGATCGAGcgcacaaagaaataaagaatattttctacAAGGTTATCCAGAAACGTCGAAAGtctgaggaaaaggaggatGACATGCTCCAGACTCTACTTGATGCTTCGTACAA GGATGGCCGTCCACTGACAGATGATGAAATTGCTGGAATGCTTATCGGTTTGCTGTTAGCGGGGCAGCACACATCCTCCACCACTAGTGCCTGGCTTGGCTTCTTCATAGCCAGAGACAAATCAATACAGGAACAGTGCtacacagaacaaaaagcagtttgtgGGGATGACCTGCCACCATTAACTTACGAGCAG CTCAAGGATCTCAGTTTGCTGGATCGCTGTCTAAAAGAAACTTTAAGGCTTAGACCTCCTATAATGACCATCATGAGAATGGCCAGAGCTCCCCAG ACTGTCGCTGGATATAATATTCCCCCTGGCCATCAGGTCTGTGTCTCTCCCACTGTTAACCACAGACTCAGGGACTCCTGGAAGGATGCTCTAGAGTTCAAGCCTGACCGGTATCTCCAGGATaacccagcagctggagagaaatTTGCATATATTCCATTTGGCGCTG GCCGTCATCGCTGCATTGGAGAAAACTTTGCTTATGTTCAGATTAAGACTATTTGGTCTACTTTGCTTCGTTTGTATGAATTTGATCTCATCAATGACTATTTTCCAACTATAAATTATACAACCATGATACACACCCCTAATAACCCCATTATCAGATATAAGAGGAGGTCACTGTAA